The Deltaproteobacteria bacterium genome has a segment encoding these proteins:
- a CDS encoding GIY-YIG nuclease family protein has product MSKDFFPQRPDARPTIYAYEDSHPQYRGLLKVGYTTGEVQLRVAQQYPTKRPGKLPYTIVVEEPAIRNDGSTFTDHEVHKHLKRKGVKNPDGEWFRCSAKDIKAAIIAIKTGAMGEDSRHLDFSMRPEQSEAVEQTAAYFKNYKKENPKKTPHFLWNAKMRFGKTFAVYQLAKKMKWTKVLVLTFKPAVQNAWEQDLKSHVDFKDWQFIFRSDLSFEEAKKNKPFVCFGSFQDYLGKNNAGGIKAKNEWVHTTNWDCVVLDEYHWGAWRENAKDLFEAEDQKEIKFQEGAGIEYFDEAIMPITTNAYLYLSGTPFRAIASGEFIEEQIYNWTYSDEQRAKKEWKEKSNPYAALPRMVLLTYQLPDAIREIAMQGEFDEFDLNIFFSADGRGDKAKFTYEDDVQKWLDLIRGAFSETTIDNLKLGAKKPPMPFADTRLLSLLSHTFWFLPTVASCHAMDNLLSQKQNRFFHDYKIVVAAGTAAGIGVDALPPVFDAMDNPLKTKTITLSCGKLTTGVSVKPWSAIFMLRNSSSPETYFQAAFRVQTPWTVQNPDSKSPNKEEIIKEECYIFDFAPDRALRQIADYSCRLNVNESNPEKKVEEFISFLPVLAYDGSSMKQVDAAGILDIAMSGTTATLLARRWESALLVNVDNGTLRRLMDNQAAMDALMNIEGFRNLNQEIETIINKSEAVNKAKKEANDRDLTAKEKRELTQEEREYKTLRKQIQEKLIKFATRVPVFMYLTDYRERSLKDVITQLEPGLFKKVTGLTVKEFELLVSLGVFNSSLMNDAVYKFKRYEDPSLAYTGINKHEGENVGLYDTVLSSKEFRGQEL; this is encoded by the coding sequence ATGAGTAAAGACTTCTTTCCACAACGGCCCGATGCGAGACCCACCATCTATGCCTATGAGGATTCGCACCCTCAATATAGGGGTTTGTTAAAAGTCGGCTATACTACAGGTGAAGTACAACTAAGAGTTGCACAGCAATATCCCACCAAGAGACCCGGAAAGCTTCCTTATACAATTGTTGTTGAAGAACCTGCTATTCGCAATGACGGCTCCACTTTTACGGATCATGAAGTTCACAAGCATCTGAAGAGGAAAGGCGTTAAGAATCCTGATGGTGAATGGTTTCGCTGCTCGGCCAAAGATATCAAGGCCGCTATTATCGCCATTAAGACAGGGGCCATGGGTGAAGATAGCCGTCATCTCGATTTCTCTATGCGGCCTGAACAGTCAGAGGCAGTCGAACAAACAGCGGCCTATTTTAAAAACTATAAAAAGGAAAATCCCAAAAAGACACCGCACTTTCTCTGGAATGCCAAAATGCGTTTTGGGAAGACCTTTGCCGTATATCAGCTCGCCAAGAAAATGAAGTGGACAAAGGTTTTAGTCCTAACCTTCAAGCCCGCTGTTCAAAATGCCTGGGAACAAGATTTAAAATCGCATGTTGATTTCAAAGATTGGCAATTTATTTTTAGAAGCGACCTCTCTTTTGAAGAAGCAAAAAAGAACAAACCTTTCGTGTGCTTTGGGTCTTTTCAAGATTATCTGGGCAAAAATAATGCCGGAGGAATTAAGGCGAAGAATGAATGGGTTCACACGACAAATTGGGATTGTGTGGTGCTGGACGAATACCATTGGGGTGCCTGGCGAGAAAATGCCAAAGATCTTTTTGAGGCAGAAGACCAAAAAGAGATCAAATTCCAAGAGGGCGCAGGCATTGAGTATTTCGATGAAGCCATCATGCCCATCACTACAAATGCCTATCTTTATCTATCGGGTACCCCGTTTCGGGCCATTGCTTCTGGTGAATTTATCGAGGAGCAGATTTATAACTGGACCTATTCGGATGAACAACGTGCCAAAAAAGAATGGAAAGAAAAAAGCAATCCCTATGCCGCACTGCCGCGCATGGTTTTACTCACCTATCAATTACCCGATGCCATTCGTGAGATCGCCATGCAAGGCGAGTTTGACGAATTTGACTTGAATATTTTTTTCTCTGCGGATGGTAGGGGTGATAAGGCAAAATTCACTTATGAGGATGATGTTCAAAAGTGGTTGGACCTGATTCGCGGCGCATTCTCTGAAACAACTATCGATAATCTTAAATTAGGCGCAAAAAAACCGCCCATGCCTTTCGCAGATACGCGCCTGTTAAGCCTGCTTTCACATACTTTCTGGTTTCTTCCGACTGTAGCTTCATGCCATGCCATGGACAACCTGCTGTCGCAGAAGCAAAATAGATTTTTTCACGATTATAAAATCGTCGTAGCGGCGGGTACTGCGGCCGGCATAGGTGTTGATGCACTACCGCCAGTTTTTGATGCCATGGATAACCCATTAAAGACGAAAACTATCACCTTATCCTGTGGAAAGCTCACGACCGGAGTCTCGGTCAAACCATGGTCCGCAATTTTTATGTTGCGCAACTCATCCAGCCCGGAAACTTATTTTCAGGCCGCATTTCGAGTGCAAACACCATGGACGGTTCAGAACCCGGACAGCAAATCACCGAACAAAGAGGAGATCATTAAAGAAGAGTGTTATATCTTTGATTTCGCGCCTGACAGAGCACTGCGGCAGATTGCCGATTACAGCTGCCGTCTCAATGTAAATGAATCCAATCCTGAAAAAAAGGTAGAAGAATTTATCAGTTTCTTGCCGGTACTCGCTTACGATGGCAGCTCGATGAAGCAGGTCGATGCCGCTGGTATCCTGGATATCGCAATGAGCGGTACAACAGCCACTCTCTTGGCAAGACGGTGGGAAAGTGCACTTTTGGTGAATGTCGATAACGGCACGTTGCGGAGGCTAATGGATAATCAGGCCGCCATGGATGCCTTGATGAATATTGAGGGGTTTAGAAATTTAAATCAGGAAATTGAAACGATCATCAATAAATCCGAAGCCGTTAATAAGGCCAAGAAAGAGGCGAATGATCGTGATCTGACCGCCAAGGAAAAAAGGGAGCTAACCCAAGAGGAAAGGGAATATAAAACCTTAAGAAAGCAGATCCAGGAAAAGTTGATCAAATTTGCTACACGGGTTCCCGTGTTCATGTACTTAACTGATTATCGTGAGCGTAGCCTCAAAGACGTGATCACTCAACTGGAGCCAGGCTTGTTCAAGAAGGTCACCGGCTTGACTGTCAAAGAATTTGAACTGCTCGTCAGTCTTGGCGTCTTTAACAGCTCACTCATGAATGATGCTGTCTATAAATTCAAACGCTATGAAGATCCCAGTCTTGCCTACACCGGAATCAACAAGCATGAGGGCGAGAATGTAGGACTATACGATACGGTATTAAGTTCAAAGGAGTTTCGTGGGCAAGAATTATAA